Genomic window (Streptomyces sp. TG1A-60):
CGAGTCGGTCCATCACGGTCGCGAGCTCCACGCGCTGCGTCATCGGCTCAGTGTTGGGGCAGGAGACGCGCCACGCCAAGGGGTGTGCGGGCAGATGGGGGATATGTCATGGGTCAGTCGGCCGATCACGGCACCGGGCTGTCGATATTCGGTGGCTCCCTGACACGGTGATGATCGAATCTGGTTGCCGTGAGTGAAACCGAACGTCAGCCGGCGACCGAGCCCATGTTCCGTGTCCGTGCCCGCCACACCGACGACACGGTGACCGTCTACCAGGCCTACCACCCGGGGATCGGCGGCCCCGCCGCGCGCGACGGCCGCTTCCCGGCGGCGTGGAAGCGGGACCGGATGACCTGGATCAAGCCGTCCTTCCTGTGGATGATGTACCGCTGCGGCTGGGGCCTGAAGGAGGGGCAGGGGACGGTCCTGGCCGTCGAGATCAGCCGCGACGGCTTCGCGTGGGCGCTGCGCAACTCCTGCCTCTCGCACTACGTGCCGAAGCTGCACGAGAGCCAGGCCGCCTGGAGGCGGGAGCTGCGCCGGTCGCCCGCGCGGGTGCAGTGGGACCCCGAGCGAGACCTGCGGCTCGGCCCGCTGCCGTACCGCTCGCTCCAACTGGGGCTGGCGGGGGAGGCGGCGGCCCGGTACGCGGACGAGTGGATCGTCGGCATCGAGGACGTGACGCCGCTCGCCAGGGAGGTCCACGGTCTCGTACGGGCGGGTGAGTCGGCCGCGGCGACCGCGCTGCTGCCCGAGGAGCGGCCGTATCCCGTCGCGGACGAGGTGCTGGCCCGTCTGCGTCGCTGACGGGGGAGATCGGTGAACACGCTCAGCGGCGGTGCCGGCGGTGCCGGCGGAGCGGCGAGCGGGCCTCGTTCTCCTCGTTCTCCTCGGTCGTGCGGAGCTTCGCCAGGCCGTGGCGGAGGATGCCGAGTCCCGCCGCAGGGCACCCTCAGCATGGGTCGGGACCACACGGTCACGCGCTCGGGAGCCTGTGCCGTCAGCGCGCGGCGAACTGGACTTGGGTCGACTGCACGACGTCCGGCCGTACCGCGATCCCCTTGACGGTCAGCTGCTCTCCGTAGATGTCGGTGATCCTGATCGTCCCGCCGCACGCGGTGCCCTGCTCGGAGAGGAAGTAGTTGTATTCGGTACGGGGGAGCCGCGTCCAGTCGCTGCCGTCACCGACTTCCAGCCGGGCGACCGGGTTGCGGTGGCCGATCACCTGGACGCCGCACCAGTACTGGCTGGACCCGGTCTTGTACCGGATGGAGAGCGTGTCGGCCGCGTCGGGGCTCAGCAGGTTCCAGGTGATCGGTATCTGACCGCGTGAAGGGTCGGCGAGCTTGGCGAAGGCCTGTGCGCTGAGGTCGAGTTGTCCGGGCTTGCAGGGCGACGGACACTCGTTGGTGATACGGACCGTGACGGAGGCGCCGCCCGCCGCACGGACCCTCACATACGCCCCGCAGGCCTGGGAGACCTCGTAGTCGGTGGTGTTCATCGCCGCGGTCATGACGTCGTCGCTCGGGCCGAACGAGCAGGCGCCGCTCTCGCCCGTCCCGGCGTCGTAGAAGGTGGCGACGCCTTCGTAGTCGACCCCGGGGCGGATACGTCCCGCCAGCGGAGCCGAGGCGGGTCCGGGCTGCCGGGTGCTCGCGGGCGTCGGTCGCGCGGACTCGGTGGTCGCGGCTGCCTCCGGGGTGGTCGGGAAGACCGACGGGGTCGGGGACTTCGAGGGCGTTGACGTCGGCTTCCGCTCCGGGGGCGTGGGCGGTGCGGTGGCCTTGGTGGTGGCGACGGGCTTGGTGCCCGCCTTCCCGGTGGCCTCGGCGTCGGGTCCGGCCTCGGGGTTGAACGCCATGACGAGGGACGCGGTCAGCCCGACGGCTGCCACGGCGGCGACGGAGACGACGGTGGTGCGCCGCTCGGGGCGGTGGGTGGAGCGGTGGGAACGGGGTGCCACGGTTGAGCCCTTCGAGTCCTGGCGTGGTGCGGGCGAGCGTGCCCGAGTACATGTGTGGTTCGTGTGGGGCCCGGGTGAAAGGAGCTTCCCACTCCTTGGTCGCCACCGGGTCCGCAAATGGTTGCCTTCGACGGCAGCGGGGCGGCGACAGAAGAAGTGTCGTGTCCGGTCACGGTGGTCACCGGTGGGAGCCGGGAGCCGGGGGTTCGCACGAAGAGGTCGAGACAGTCCCGCATCCGCCATTCCTTGCTCAGGACGTGTCCATGACGGCGTTGTTGCCCGCGGCGGCCATACCGGCGATCGCGCGGTGGTAGCCCCGCCAGGTGCGGTGGAGCAGGGTGGCGAGCCGTTCTGGCGGTATCTCCTGGCGCGTACGCATGGCGTGGAAAGCGTCGACCGGCATGTGGAAGTACGGCTCGTCCAGGACGCGCAGCAGCTCTGTCGCGATGCTCGATTTCCCCGAACTGGAGGTGCCGTTCAGGAAGATGATCAGGCCGCCGGGGGCGCGATGCTGCGCGTTTGTGCGGCGGCCCGCCGACGTCACGCGGCCTCGACGACGTCTCCGCGTATCGCCGCGGCCCACTCCACGACCAAGAGCTCGTACTCCGCCCGCTCCTGCGCCGACAGCGATCCGCCCGAACGCCGCCACAGCGCTCTGATCTGGTCGTTCAAGTCGGCGGCAGACCGCACGGAACCACAGACGATGGAATCGGGGGACATGCGGACAAGAGTAGGCGCCCGGACTGACAGCGCGCTACTGCTCGGCTACGGATGCCGTATGTGGTTGGTCACTGACGGGAGTTGGGAAGGAACGCGCCGTCCCTGCCGGAGGCGCGTGCCGCGCCCCGGGCGGTCGCTCCCGCTCAGCCCGCCGACTCGCCCGCGTGGGGGCTCAGTACACCCATGGACACCAGGACGACGATGACGATGCCCAGGACGATGCGGTACCAGACGAACGGCATGAAGCTCCTGGTGGAAATGAACTTCATGAACCAGGCGATGACCGCGTAGCCGACGACGAAGGCGATGACCGTGGCGAAGATGGTCGGGCCCCAGGAGACGTGGCCGCCCTCCATCGCGTCCATCAGTTCGTAGCCGCCGGAGGCGAGGACCGCGGGGATGGCGAGGAGGAAGGAGTAACGGGCTGCGGCCTCGCGCTTGTAGCCCATGAGGAGGCCACCGCTGATGGTGGCGCCGGAGCGGGAGACGCCCGGGACGAGGGCCATGGCCTGGCAGAGGCCGAAGATGAGGCCGTCCTTGACGCTGAGCTGTTCGAGGCCCTTGCGCTCCTTGATCGCGCGGTGCTTGCCGCCGGTCTCGTCGCGGGCGGCCAGACGGTCCGCGACGCCCAGGACGATGCCCATGACGATCAGCATCGTCGCCGTGATGCGCAGATCACGGAAGGGGCCCACGATCTGGTCCTTGAGAGTCAGGCCGAGGACACCGATCGGGATGGAGCCGACGATGACCAGCCAGCCCATCTGCGCGTCGTGATCACCGCGCAGCTCCTTGTCGAACAGGGAGCGGGACCACGCCGAGATGATGTTGACGATGTCCTTGCGGAAGTAGATCAGCACCGCGGCCTCGGTACCGATCTGGGTGATCGCGGTGAAGGCCGCGCCCGGGTCCTCCCAGCCGGAGAAGGCCGCCGTCAGGCGCAGGTGCGCGCTGGAGGAGATGGGGAGGAATTCGGTCAGCCCCTGGACGAGTCCGAGGATGAGTGATTCAAACCAAGACATGAAGTTACGTGGTCCAAGCGCTGATCGTGGTGGGCCGACGGAGGACGTGCCGCGCCGCGGGGCGGGTGATCACAGGTGCTGTGGGGCAGCCTAGCGCCCCTTGGGTACGGGGCCGTCACAGGGGTTTCCCGGGGGCTGGGCGGGGGCCGGGCCGGTGAGGTGCGGGCCGAGCGTTGCGAGGGGTGGAACGGCGGGATCCGTGGTGTTGACCAGTCACGATGTCCGCACATACGTTGCTGACGAGGGAAAGCGCTTGCCGTAGCGAGGGGTCGCCGTTCCGCCGGAGCCCGTGCCACCAGGCGTTCGTCAACGTCCCGACGTCACGTTCGATGGAGTGCTGATCACGTCCATGCCCACACCCAGCAACGACCCGAGCCCGGCTCCGGACCACCTGCCGAACCGCCCCCCGGTCCCCCTGACCGGCCGCCGCATCCGCGCCGCGGTCATCGGCATCGGCGCCATCGGCGGCGGCGCCCATCTGCCCGCGCTCGCACGTCTCGCCGAGGAGGGCGAGACCGAGGTCGTCGCCGCGGTGGACACCGACGCCGACGCGGTCGAGCTGTTCCGCAGGGAGAACGGCATCCCGCACGGGTACACGGACCTGGACCGCATGCTGGCGGAGCAGCGCCCCGACCTGGTCTCGATCTGCACCCCGCCGACCCTCCACCGCGACCAGACCGTCGCCGCGCTGCGGGCCGGTGCCTGGGTGTGGTGCGAGAAGCCGCCGGTGCCGACGCTCGCCGACTTCGACGCCGTCACGGCGGAGGAGGGGACGAAGGGGGGCGGACCGTACGCCTCGATCGTCTTCCAGCACCGCTTCGGTTCGGGTTCACGGCATGTACGGAAGCTGATCGCCGAGCAGGCCGTCGGGCGACCGCTCGTGGCCCACTGCCAGACCACCTGGTACCGGGACACCGCCTACTACGCCGTGCCCTGGCGCGGGCGCTGGCAGACCGAGGGCGGCGGGCCGGCCATGGGCCACGGCATCCACCAGATGGATCTGCTGCTCGATCTGCTCGGCCCGTGGAGCGAGGTCCGGGCGATGGCCGGGCGGCTGGTCCACGACGTGGAGACCGAGGACGTCTCGACTGCCCTCGTGCGTTTCGAGAACGGCGCCATGGCCACCGTCGTCAACAGCGTCCTCAGCCCCGACGAGGTCAGCCGCATCCGCATCGACTGCGAGCGCGCCACCGTCGAACTGACCCATCTGTACGGCCACGGCAACGCCGACTGGTCCATCACCCCCGCCCCGGGCACCCCGGACGCGGACGCGGCGGCCTGGCGCGACTTCGGTGCGGACGTGCCCAGCTCGCACCTGGCGCAGCTGCGTGAACTGGTCGCCAGCATGCGCGCGGGTGACCGGCCACGCAGCAGCGGCGCCGACGGGCGTACGAGCCTGGAGCTGATTGCCGCGCTGTACAAGTCGGCGTTCACCGACGCGACCGTACGGCGTGGGGAGATCGGGCCCGGCGACCCGTATTACACGGCCATGCACGGAGGTGCCCCCGGTTGGGCGCCCGTACCCGCCCGGGTGTCCGCCGACGTGACCGAGGAGATCCCCGCATGACGTTCCACGACGGGCTGCGCGTCGTCCACGCCCACGGCGACCGGATCACGGTCGCCGAACCCGCCACCGGCGTCGAGCTGCTGAGCTACGTCTACCGGCCGGAGGCGGACTGGGAGGCGCCGAAGCCGTATCTGCACCCGATCCGGACCCTCGCCGGCGACGTCGTCACGGACTTCCGGCCCAACGACCACCGCTGGCACAAGGGTTTGCAGCTGACGGCCTCGCACCTGTCGGGGCAGAACCTGTGGGGCGGCAACTCGTACGTGCACGGCGAGGGCTACCTCTCGCTTCCGGAGCGGATCGGCTCGATGGCGCACGTCGGCTTCGACGAGGTCGGTTCCCACGGAGACCGGGTAGTGATCGCCGAGCGGCTTACCTGGCACCCGTACGGGGGGAGCTGTGGGCCGACGAGGAGCGCCGGATCGAGGTGCACGACGTCGACACACAGACGGGTTCCTGGGCGCTGACCTGGACGAGCGCGATCACCAACCGCCGGGACGAGCCGCTGCTGTTCGGCAGTCCGACCACCGCCGGGCGTGAGATGGCGGGCTACACGGGCCTGTTCTGGCGCGGTCCCCGCGCCTTCCGGGAGGGGCGCATCATCGGGCCCGACTCCGAGGGCCCGGAGCTGATGGGCGAGCAGGCGCCCTGGCTGGCTTACCGGGGCGAGCACGACGGCACCGACGGACACGCCACGCTCGTCTTCGCGCACGCGCCCGAGAACGACCACATCGGAGCCCGGGGAGCCCATCCCGCCCACTGGTTCGTCCGCAACGATCCCTTCGCCGCCGTCGCCCCCTCCTGGGCGTTCTTCGAGGAGCTTCGGCTGGCTCCCGGGGACACGCTCACCCGCCGCTACCGGGTCGTCGTGGCGGACGGGGCCTGGGAGCGGGAGGAGATCGCCAAGTACCTGGAGGCGCACCCGTGGTGAGCTACGAAGGGCTGCCCGACGGGGGCGTCGTCTCGCACCTTCCGTCCACGACCGGCCCGCGACGGACGGGGTCCGCGTCGGAACCTCCCCTATACACCTGACCTGTTCGGAGGTGTACGTCGTCACCGGCGGGCGCGGCGCGGTGCAGACGCTGACGACCTCCGGGTGCGAGGTCACGCCGCCGGCGCCCGGGACGGTCGCCCAATTCACCCCCCGGCACCATCCAAAGGGGACCGTGCAGCGGCCGTCGGGCCCGTCACCGACCAGCCGGGGGCCTGTGGGTGTGCCATGAGGTCCTCGTGGCACACCTCGCCGCCGCAGGCCGTGCAGGTGACCGTCGGGACCAGTTCGTTGCCGCAGATGTGCTCGATCACCATGGGGCGATCGTCGTCTTTCCGGAGATGGCGGTCGCCCCACGCCATGAGCGTCATCAGGACCGGCTCCAGTTCGAGACCCGCCTGTGTCGGCCGGTACTCGAAGCGTCGCGGGCGCTCGCTGTAGACGTGTTTCCTCAGGACGCCCGCGTCCACCAGTCGTTTGAGACGGGCGGCCAGCACGTCGCGCGGGGCCCCGATGTTGCGGACCAGTCGGTCGAAGCGGCCGTTGCCGAGGCACACCTCGCGCAGGACCAGCAGGGAGTACTTCTCGCCGACGATCGCCAGGGCGTCGGCGATGGAACAGGGACGTGGATCTCCGGAGGCGGGCATGCGCCCAGTCTAGGTGAGGGTTTGTTTTTCCAACTCGCCGAGCTATGGTGAGTTTGAATGTCCTACTCGCCGGTAGTCGTGGAGGCCCGACCATGCGTGACGCAGTAGTCGTCGAAGCCGTACGCACCCCCGTGGGCAAGGGCAAGCCGAACGGCGCCCTCGCCCACGTCCACCCCGTGGAACTCCTCGCCCACACCCTGCGCACCCTCGTCGACCGCTCGGGCATCGACCCCGCCCTCGTCGACGACGTCATCGGCGGCACCGTCGACCAGGTCGGCGAGCAGGCCATGAACACCACCCGCTACGCCGTCCTCTCGGCGGGCTTCCCGGAGACGGTGCCCGCGACCACGGTGGACCGGCAGTGTGGTTCCTCCCAGCAGGCCGTGCACTTCGCGGCCCAGGGCGTCATGTCGGGGGCGTACGACATGGTCGTCGCCTGCGGGGTGGAGTCGATGAGCCGGGTGCCGATGTGGTCCAACGTGCCGGCGGGCAAGGACCCCTTCGGCCCCGGTGTCGCCGCGCGCTTCCCCGAGGGGCTCGTCCCGCAGGGCATCAGCGCCGAGCTGATCGCCGCGAAGTGGTCGCTCTCGCGCGAGCGGATGGACGCCTTCGCGGTGTCCTCCCATCACAAGGCCGCGGCGGCCTGGGAGAGCGGCCTCTTCGACGCGGAGGTCGCGCCCCTGGACGGTGCCACCCGCGACGAGTGCGTACGGCCCGGCAGCACCCCCGAGATCCTCGCCGGCCTCGGGCCCGCCTACCACGACCCCGGCTTCGCCGAGCGCTTCCCGCAGATCGAGTGGAACGTCACCGCGGGCAACGCCAGCCCCGTCAACGACGGCGCTTCGGCCGTCCTCATCACGTCCGGCGAGACCGCCGCCCGGCTCGGCCTGCGCCCGCTCGCCCGGCTGCACAGCTTCGCCGTCACCGGCTCCGACCCTCTGCTCATGCTCACCGGCGTCATCCCGGCCACCGAGAAGGTCCTCCGCAGGGCGGGTCTGGCCCTGGACGACATCGACCTGTTCGAGGTCAACGAGGCCTTCGCCAGCGTCGTCCTCGCCTGGCGGCAGGAGACGGGTGCCGACCTGTCCAAGGTCAACGTCCACGGGGGTGCAATCGCCCTCGGCCACCCGCTCGGCGCGAGCGGCACCCGGCTGACGACGACGCTG
Coding sequences:
- a CDS encoding expansin EXLX1 family cellulose-binding protein — its product is MAPRSHRSTHRPERRTTVVSVAAVAAVGLTASLVMAFNPEAGPDAEATGKAGTKPVATTKATAPPTPPERKPTSTPSKSPTPSVFPTTPEAAATTESARPTPASTRQPGPASAPLAGRIRPGVDYEGVATFYDAGTGESGACSFGPSDDVMTAAMNTTDYEVSQACGAYVRVRAAGGASVTVRITNECPSPCKPGQLDLSAQAFAKLADPSRGQIPITWNLLSPDAADTLSIRYKTGSSQYWCGVQVIGHRNPVARLEVGDGSDWTRLPRTEYNYFLSEQGTACGGTIRITDIYGEQLTVKGIAVRPDVVQSTQVQFAAR
- a CDS encoding DUF4291 domain-containing protein produces the protein MFRVRARHTDDTVTVYQAYHPGIGGPAARDGRFPAAWKRDRMTWIKPSFLWMMYRCGWGLKEGQGTVLAVEISRDGFAWALRNSCLSHYVPKLHESQAAWRRELRRSPARVQWDPERDLRLGPLPYRSLQLGLAGEAAARYADEWIVGIEDVTPLAREVHGLVRAGESAAATALLPEERPYPVADEVLARLRR
- a CDS encoding Gfo/Idh/MocA family oxidoreductase, producing MPTPSNDPSPAPDHLPNRPPVPLTGRRIRAAVIGIGAIGGGAHLPALARLAEEGETEVVAAVDTDADAVELFRRENGIPHGYTDLDRMLAEQRPDLVSICTPPTLHRDQTVAALRAGAWVWCEKPPVPTLADFDAVTAEEGTKGGGPYASIVFQHRFGSGSRHVRKLIAEQAVGRPLVAHCQTTWYRDTAYYAVPWRGRWQTEGGGPAMGHGIHQMDLLLDLLGPWSEVRAMAGRLVHDVETEDVSTALVRFENGAMATVVNSVLSPDEVSRIRIDCERATVELTHLYGHGNADWSITPAPGTPDADAAAWRDFGADVPSSHLAQLRELVASMRAGDRPRSSGADGRTSLELIAALYKSAFTDATVRRGEIGPGDPYYTAMHGGAPGWAPVPARVSADVTEEIPA
- a CDS encoding undecaprenyl-diphosphate phosphatase — protein: MSWFESLILGLVQGLTEFLPISSSAHLRLTAAFSGWEDPGAAFTAITQIGTEAAVLIYFRKDIVNIISAWSRSLFDKELRGDHDAQMGWLVIVGSIPIGVLGLTLKDQIVGPFRDLRITATMLIVMGIVLGVADRLAARDETGGKHRAIKERKGLEQLSVKDGLIFGLCQAMALVPGVSRSGATISGGLLMGYKREAAARYSFLLAIPAVLASGGYELMDAMEGGHVSWGPTIFATVIAFVVGYAVIAWFMKFISTRSFMPFVWYRIVLGIVIVVLVSMGVLSPHAGESAG
- a CDS encoding thiolase family protein, with product MRDAVVVEAVRTPVGKGKPNGALAHVHPVELLAHTLRTLVDRSGIDPALVDDVIGGTVDQVGEQAMNTTRYAVLSAGFPETVPATTVDRQCGSSQQAVHFAAQGVMSGAYDMVVACGVESMSRVPMWSNVPAGKDPFGPGVAARFPEGLVPQGISAELIAAKWSLSRERMDAFAVSSHHKAAAAWESGLFDAEVAPLDGATRDECVRPGSTPEILAGLGPAYHDPGFAERFPQIEWNVTAGNASPVNDGASAVLITSGETAARLGLRPLARLHSFAVTGSDPLLMLTGVIPATEKVLRRAGLALDDIDLFEVNEAFASVVLAWRQETGADLSKVNVHGGAIALGHPLGASGTRLTTTLVHAMRARGARYALQTMCEAGGLANAMVLEAV
- a CDS encoding helix-turn-helix domain-containing protein, which encodes MPASGDPRPCSIADALAIVGEKYSLLVLREVCLGNGRFDRLVRNIGAPRDVLAARLKRLVDAGVLRKHVYSERPRRFEYRPTQAGLELEPVLMTLMAWGDRHLRKDDDRPMVIEHICGNELVPTVTCTACGGEVCHEDLMAHPQAPGWSVTGPTAAARSPLDGAGG